Proteins co-encoded in one Paraburkholderia terrae genomic window:
- a CDS encoding putative bifunctional diguanylate cyclase/phosphodiesterase, with translation MEATRITPARRGLLRTAIDRFRAARQPARATVAPGASGSPGASHGLEQAAHAVDFLAHVARNLTFLYVSEASLRFIGYHREYLQTVTLHELVAPSDVARLDAALRRADESGVVEKITLDLIKSLTYPVPVELRIARNCHDGIEGYAIAGFDVSSWRATEASLKHQLHHDNLTGLANVPALVEEMRHAQQKADATGKSAALLLLDLDDYQRVNRALGYDAGDEMLRDTARRLSNMTTQGELIARISSDEFAILLPPAHARADTAIAAEALARRLLTAIQQPYTFNRQPVHLSASVGIALYPDTQHSGESPEHAPRDSQLLRWADHALARAKAAGGNTLAFYVPDDSPADAERLKLESDLYDGVRNGEFSLHFQPITSSQSHGVVGVEALIRWQHPVHGLVPPSMFIPLAESVGLINYLGNWVLKAACMQLIRWDIQGIRLQYVAVNVSPQQFRDPRFKESVREAIALTGIDPHRVVFEITESLLMHDPQHATALLEELTGLGIRFAVDDFGTGYSSLAYLQRFPLAKLKIDRSFVENLLTSRNDQAIVSAVVGLAQTLDLELVAEGVETEAQRELLTEMGCGHIQGWLVCKALPSEELAQRFASRALHVHGEA, from the coding sequence ATGGAAGCGACCAGGATCACCCCAGCCCGCCGGGGCTTGCTGCGCACGGCAATCGACCGATTCCGCGCGGCCCGTCAGCCCGCGCGCGCGACGGTCGCACCAGGCGCATCTGGTTCGCCAGGTGCTTCGCACGGGCTCGAACAGGCCGCGCATGCCGTCGACTTCCTCGCGCACGTGGCGCGCAATCTCACCTTTCTGTATGTCTCCGAGGCGAGCCTGCGCTTCATCGGCTATCACCGCGAGTATCTGCAAACGGTCACGCTGCACGAACTCGTCGCACCCAGCGACGTCGCCCGTCTCGACGCCGCGCTGCGCCGCGCCGACGAAAGCGGCGTGGTCGAAAAAATCACGCTGGATCTGATCAAGTCGCTGACCTACCCCGTGCCCGTCGAACTGCGCATTGCGCGCAACTGTCACGACGGCATCGAAGGCTATGCGATCGCGGGCTTCGACGTGTCGAGCTGGCGCGCGACGGAAGCGAGCCTCAAGCATCAGCTGCATCACGACAACCTGACGGGTCTCGCAAACGTGCCCGCCCTCGTCGAGGAAATGCGCCACGCGCAGCAGAAGGCGGACGCGACGGGCAAGTCGGCCGCCCTGCTGCTGCTCGATCTCGACGACTACCAGCGCGTGAACCGCGCGCTCGGTTACGACGCCGGCGACGAAATGCTGCGCGACACCGCGCGCCGCCTGTCCAACATGACGACGCAAGGCGAACTGATCGCGCGCATCTCCAGCGACGAGTTCGCGATCCTGCTGCCACCCGCGCATGCGCGCGCCGACACCGCGATCGCTGCCGAAGCGCTCGCGCGGCGTCTGTTGACGGCGATCCAGCAGCCGTACACGTTCAACCGCCAGCCGGTGCATCTGTCGGCGAGCGTCGGCATCGCGCTCTATCCGGACACGCAGCACTCGGGCGAATCGCCCGAACACGCACCGCGCGACAGCCAGCTCTTGCGCTGGGCGGACCATGCGCTGGCACGCGCGAAGGCGGCAGGTGGCAACACGCTCGCGTTCTACGTACCCGACGACAGTCCCGCTGACGCCGAGCGCCTGAAGCTCGAATCGGACCTGTACGACGGCGTGCGCAATGGCGAGTTCTCGCTGCACTTCCAGCCGATCACGAGCAGTCAGTCGCACGGCGTGGTCGGCGTCGAAGCGTTGATTCGCTGGCAGCACCCTGTGCATGGGCTCGTGCCGCCGTCGATGTTCATCCCGCTCGCCGAATCCGTCGGCCTCATCAACTACCTGGGCAACTGGGTGCTGAAGGCCGCGTGCATGCAGTTGATCCGCTGGGACATTCAAGGCATCCGGCTGCAATACGTCGCGGTCAATGTGTCGCCGCAGCAGTTCCGCGATCCGCGCTTCAAGGAAAGCGTGCGCGAGGCGATCGCGCTCACGGGCATCGATCCGCACCGGGTCGTATTCGAGATCACGGAAAGCCTGCTGATGCACGACCCGCAGCACGCGACGGCGTTGCTCGAAGAGCTCACGGGCCTCGGCATCCGCTTCGCCGTCGACGATTTCGGCACTGGCTATTCGAGCCTTGCGTATCTGCAACGCTTCCCGCTCGCGAAACTGAAAATCGACCGGAGTTTTGTGGAGAATCTGTTAACCTCGCGCAACGATCAGGCGATCGTCAGCGCCGTCGTGGGTCTCGCGCAAACGCTCGATCTCGAGCTCGTCGCCGAAGGCGTCGAAACGGAAGCGCAGCGTGAGCTGCTCACCGAGATGGGCTGCGGTCACATTCAGGGCTGGCTCGTCTGCAAGGCACTCCCATCGGAAGAACTCGCGCAGCGCTTCGCATCGCGCGCGCTTCACGTGCATGGTGAAGCGTGA
- a CDS encoding HDOD domain-containing protein, translating into MLKAALLDRLWARMNERGDFPMLQQSLRSTMAAMNNDDLDFSALVQIVLSDFALTQKVLRLANSAMYMAFGGNITTVSRALMVLGMDAVGHLVVGLKIVDHFHHSVPRRIDAKLELNRTMLSGCVARKLTERGDLRDGEEAVVCTLMRQIGKLLVVFYLDAEWDHIRRQIDTGMGENEACETVLGVTFQEIGLEAASRWRLPEMIRVGMTEFDPLQDDEPRQVQWLRAITNYSTEVANVLTQPHLPQAQRDVRIAELAQRYSRTLNTDPEVLVDMSLTLAEEETRDGVMREIFELRANADAIARETLDPESCIRAGVSELQALPSDSGLAPALAMASETVLAGLQFERTVVFVRHGSGIFKATMGFGAKIEAALPKLSFATAFAPDVFHLAIANSVGIFIENARDPKMRARLPDWYRRAFESVHSFVLLPVVLENKSTVALLYGDWAHHDVRRRISQREMAALNELARELGRFFAHAPVSEVETL; encoded by the coding sequence ATGCTAAAGGCTGCGCTGCTTGACCGGCTCTGGGCTCGCATGAACGAGCGCGGCGATTTCCCGATGCTGCAGCAGTCGCTCCGCTCGACGATGGCGGCGATGAACAACGATGACCTCGATTTCAGCGCCCTCGTGCAGATCGTGCTCTCCGACTTCGCGTTGACACAGAAGGTGCTGCGTCTCGCGAATTCGGCGATGTACATGGCGTTCGGCGGCAACATCACCACAGTCTCGCGCGCGCTAATGGTGCTGGGCATGGATGCCGTCGGGCATCTCGTGGTCGGCCTGAAGATCGTCGATCACTTTCATCACAGCGTGCCGCGCCGTATCGACGCGAAACTCGAACTCAACCGCACGATGCTGTCGGGCTGTGTCGCCCGCAAGCTCACCGAGCGCGGCGATCTGCGCGACGGTGAAGAGGCTGTGGTCTGCACGCTGATGCGCCAGATCGGCAAGCTGCTCGTGGTGTTCTATCTCGATGCGGAGTGGGATCACATTCGCCGCCAGATCGATACGGGCATGGGCGAGAACGAAGCCTGCGAAACCGTGCTCGGCGTGACGTTCCAGGAAATCGGACTCGAAGCGGCGTCGCGCTGGCGCTTGCCGGAGATGATCCGCGTCGGCATGACCGAGTTCGATCCGCTGCAGGACGACGAACCGCGTCAGGTGCAATGGCTGCGCGCGATCACGAACTACTCGACGGAAGTCGCGAACGTGCTCACGCAGCCGCATCTGCCTCAGGCGCAGCGCGACGTGCGCATCGCCGAGCTTGCGCAGCGCTACAGCCGCACGCTCAACACCGATCCCGAAGTGCTCGTCGACATGAGCCTGACGCTCGCCGAAGAAGAGACCCGCGACGGCGTGATGCGCGAGATCTTCGAACTGCGCGCGAATGCCGATGCGATCGCGCGCGAGACGCTCGATCCCGAGTCGTGCATCCGTGCCGGCGTGAGTGAATTGCAGGCGCTGCCGAGCGACAGCGGACTCGCGCCCGCGCTCGCGATGGCGTCGGAAACGGTGCTCGCGGGTTTGCAGTTCGAGCGCACCGTCGTATTCGTGCGCCATGGCAGCGGCATCTTCAAGGCGACGATGGGCTTCGGCGCGAAGATCGAAGCCGCGCTGCCGAAGCTCAGCTTCGCAACGGCCTTCGCGCCCGACGTGTTTCATCTCGCGATTGCGAACTCGGTCGGCATCTTTATCGAAAACGCGCGCGATCCGAAGATGCGCGCGCGCTTGCCGGACTGGTATCGCCGCGCGTTCGAAAGCGTGCATTCGTTTGTGCTGCTGCCCGTGGTGCTGGAGAACAAGTCGACAGTCGCCCTGCTCTATGGCGATTGGGCGCATCATGACGTGCGGCGCCGCATCTCACAGCGGGAAATGGCCGCGCTCAACGAACTGGCGCGCGAGTTAGGACGGTTCTTCGCGCATGCGCCTGTGAGCGAAGTCGAAACGCTCTAA
- a CDS encoding EAL and HDOD domain-containing protein, whose protein sequence is MTTTAVAEERQAEDVPGFAQDARANVSFARQPILNRDNMLCAFELKLYQAPAAEDGESGEQEAEARQGEAQAIIHAILQPDVRAALANHPGYLPVTRELLFDDAIRSLPAERFMFELPPDIVADDQLITRIVELYGRRYRFVIDNVAQANDTFARLLPYADAVKIDMHRIPQAMLPKFASVLKSAGKLLIALGVESQEVYEQALDLGFDRFQGYYFAHPQGAAARKVSAPRHALLNLLQLLGGEPTVAQLEAELKLNPVLVMHLMRLANSSGLAMGRKVTTLREAINATGTNRIARWTQLLLYADGRKVALEDDPLLQLAATRARFMELAIQRLPEAGRDETDAAFLTGVFSFVDSVFGGSLEHTLNVLALSKPIRDAILLREGVLGTLLTVVEALERGAWADIESVCERLEGLQVLDVAQMGLVAAAWAGVADRSAEATGLERIED, encoded by the coding sequence ATGACCACCACCGCAGTCGCTGAGGAACGCCAGGCAGAAGACGTTCCGGGCTTTGCGCAGGACGCGCGCGCAAACGTTTCGTTTGCCCGTCAGCCCATCCTGAACCGCGACAATATGTTGTGCGCGTTCGAACTCAAGCTGTATCAGGCGCCCGCCGCCGAAGACGGCGAATCCGGCGAGCAGGAAGCGGAAGCCAGGCAGGGAGAGGCGCAAGCCATCATCCACGCGATCCTGCAGCCCGACGTGCGCGCCGCGCTCGCCAATCATCCCGGTTATCTGCCCGTCACGCGCGAGCTGCTGTTCGACGACGCGATCCGCAGCCTGCCCGCCGAGCGCTTCATGTTCGAGCTGCCGCCCGACATCGTCGCGGACGATCAACTGATCACGCGCATCGTCGAACTGTATGGGCGCCGCTATCGCTTCGTGATCGACAACGTCGCGCAGGCCAACGACACCTTCGCGCGCCTGCTACCGTATGCCGACGCCGTGAAGATCGACATGCACCGCATCCCGCAAGCCATGCTCCCCAAGTTTGCGAGCGTGCTGAAATCGGCGGGCAAGCTGTTGATCGCGCTGGGCGTCGAATCGCAGGAAGTGTACGAGCAGGCGCTCGATCTCGGCTTCGACCGCTTCCAGGGCTATTACTTCGCGCATCCGCAGGGCGCGGCCGCGCGCAAGGTCAGCGCGCCGCGCCACGCGCTGCTGAATCTGCTGCAACTGCTCGGTGGCGAGCCGACCGTCGCGCAGCTCGAAGCCGAGCTGAAGCTGAATCCGGTCCTCGTCATGCATCTGATGCGTCTTGCCAACTCGAGCGGTCTCGCGATGGGACGCAAGGTCACGACCTTGCGCGAAGCGATCAACGCGACGGGCACGAACCGCATCGCGCGCTGGACACAACTGTTGCTCTACGCGGACGGCCGCAAGGTCGCGCTCGAAGACGATCCGCTGCTGCAACTCGCCGCGACGCGTGCGCGTTTCATGGAACTGGCTATCCAGCGTCTGCCCGAAGCGGGACGCGACGAAACCGATGCGGCGTTTCTCACGGGCGTGTTCTCGTTCGTCGACTCGGTGTTCGGAGGCTCGCTCGAACACACGCTGAATGTGCTCGCGCTGTCCAAGCCGATCCGCGACGCCATCCTGTTACGCGAAGGCGTGCTGGGCACATTGCTGACGGTGGTTGAGGCGCTCGAACGCGGCGCATGGGCCGACATAGAAAGCGTGTGCGAACGGCTCGAAGGTCTGCAGGTGCTCGATGTCGCGCAAATGGGTCTGGTGGCGGCCGCGTGGGCGGGCGTCGCCGACCGCAGCGCCGAGGCGACGGGGCTGGAGCGGATCGAGGATTGA
- a CDS encoding ABC transporter substrate-binding protein codes for MKMSWQKMATLAAVAGTLTAATVTAATAAEIKEIRFGVEASYAPFESKSPAGDLQGFDIDIGNAVCAKLKAKCVWVENAFDGLIPALQARKFNAINSDMSITDQRRAVIDFTDPIYVIPNQVIAKKGSGLQPTAASLKGKHVGVLQGSIQEAYAKAKWAPLGVDVIPYQAQDQVYADLVAGRLDASFLDGEAASKGFLKKPQGAGFEFAGPAVSDEKLLGSGVGFGLRKGDAQLKDAVNQALKELKADGTIDKLAAKYFDVKVTLK; via the coding sequence ATGAAAATGAGTTGGCAAAAGATGGCCACGCTCGCCGCAGTGGCGGGTACCCTGACGGCCGCGACGGTAACGGCCGCAACGGCAGCCGAGATCAAGGAAATCCGCTTCGGCGTCGAGGCATCGTATGCGCCGTTCGAATCGAAGTCGCCCGCCGGCGACCTGCAGGGCTTCGACATCGATATCGGCAACGCCGTCTGTGCCAAGCTCAAGGCGAAATGCGTATGGGTCGAGAATGCGTTCGACGGCCTGATCCCCGCGCTCCAGGCCCGCAAGTTCAACGCGATCAACTCGGACATGTCGATCACCGACCAGCGCCGCGCCGTCATCGACTTCACCGATCCCATCTACGTGATCCCCAACCAGGTGATCGCGAAGAAGGGCAGCGGTTTGCAGCCGACAGCGGCATCGCTGAAGGGCAAGCACGTCGGCGTGTTGCAAGGCTCGATCCAGGAGGCCTACGCAAAGGCGAAGTGGGCGCCCCTCGGTGTCGACGTGATTCCTTATCAGGCGCAGGATCAGGTCTATGCGGACCTCGTCGCGGGCCGTCTCGATGCGTCGTTCCTCGACGGGGAAGCGGCGTCGAAGGGCTTCCTGAAGAAGCCGCAAGGGGCGGGATTCGAATTCGCCGGCCCGGCCGTGTCGGATGAAAAGCTGCTTGGTTCGGGCGTCGGCTTCGGTCTGCGCAAGGGCGACGCCCAGCTGAAGGACGCCGTCAATCAGGCGCTCAAGGAACTGAAAGCCGACGGCACGATCGACAAGCTCGCGGCGAAGTATTTCGACGTCAAGGTCACGCTGAAGTAA
- a CDS encoding anaerobic sulfatase maturase, whose protein sequence is MKHSTTIPLTPLATSLGDVDAPPSGPRFKRRFHVMAKPTGSACNLDCTYCFYLHKEQLLEQRRGDFMNDQTLETFVRQYIEGQDGEQIVFSWQGGEPTLMGLDFFRKVVRLQEKYKSAGQRIENNLQTNGTALDDAWCAFLKQHDFLVGLSIDGPRELHDAYRVSRSGKPTFDRVMRGLECIHRHGVAFNALAVINRLNARRPIDVYRFLTREVGATYLQFNPCVEARTFKQVAPQFWDEASIPVVGTERAKPGAADSVVTDWSVDPDDWGYFLSRTFDEWHREDLGRVLVNLFETAVAQTMGMPSQLCITAPFCGKGLAMEHDGRVYSCDHYVYPEYELGDIFSHPLHHVAFSERQKAFGFGKKDTLPKYCLQCPHLNLCWGECPKNRLVRAPDGEPGLNYLCPGIRQFHSHAGPRLRQIARSLHAG, encoded by the coding sequence ATGAAACACAGCACGACCATTCCGCTGACACCACTAGCGACCAGTCTGGGCGACGTCGACGCGCCGCCATCGGGTCCGCGCTTCAAGCGACGCTTTCACGTCATGGCCAAGCCGACGGGGTCGGCCTGCAATCTCGATTGCACGTATTGCTTCTATCTGCACAAGGAGCAGTTGCTCGAACAGCGCCGCGGCGATTTTATGAACGACCAGACGCTGGAAACGTTCGTCCGCCAATACATCGAAGGGCAGGACGGCGAGCAGATCGTCTTTTCCTGGCAAGGCGGCGAGCCGACGCTCATGGGGCTCGACTTCTTTCGCAAGGTCGTGCGCCTGCAGGAGAAGTACAAAAGCGCGGGCCAGCGGATTGAAAACAACCTGCAAACCAACGGCACCGCGCTCGACGACGCGTGGTGCGCGTTTCTCAAACAGCACGATTTTCTCGTCGGCCTGTCGATCGACGGGCCGCGCGAGCTGCACGACGCCTATCGCGTGTCGCGCTCGGGCAAGCCCACGTTCGACAGGGTCATGCGGGGGCTCGAATGCATCCACCGTCACGGGGTCGCCTTCAATGCGCTCGCCGTGATCAACCGGCTCAACGCACGCAGACCGATCGACGTTTATCGCTTCCTCACGCGAGAAGTCGGCGCGACTTACCTGCAGTTCAATCCGTGCGTGGAGGCCAGGACATTCAAACAGGTCGCGCCGCAATTCTGGGACGAGGCATCGATTCCTGTGGTCGGCACCGAGCGGGCGAAACCGGGCGCGGCGGATTCCGTCGTCACCGACTGGTCCGTCGATCCCGATGACTGGGGCTATTTCCTGAGCCGCACTTTCGACGAGTGGCATCGCGAAGATCTGGGCCGGGTGCTGGTCAACCTGTTCGAAACGGCCGTCGCGCAGACCATGGGCATGCCCTCGCAACTCTGCATCACCGCCCCTTTCTGCGGTAAGGGGCTCGCGATGGAGCACGACGGCCGCGTCTACTCCTGCGATCACTACGTCTATCCCGAATACGAACTGGGCGACATCTTCAGCCACCCGCTTCATCACGTTGCGTTTTCGGAGCGCCAGAAAGCCTTCGGATTCGGCAAGAAGGACACCCTTCCGAAGTACTGCCTGCAATGCCCGCACCTGAACCTGTGCTGGGGCGAATGCCCGAAGAACCGGCTCGTTCGTGCGCCGGACGGTGAGCCCGGACTCAACTACCTATGCCCGGGGATCAGGCAGTTTCATTCGCACGCCGGCCCAAGGCTGCGGCAGATCGCCCGCAGCCTCCACGCCGGATAG
- a CDS encoding arylsulfatase has protein sequence MEKKTLFLRHMLKRKVVTALSAAVSGWLALSPVAHAADTTRPPNILVIFGDDIGQTNISAYGQGVVGYQTPNIDRLAHEGMMFTDYYAENSSTAGRSSFITGQSPLRTGLSKVGVPGVPQGLQASDVTIAQALKPLGYATGQFGKNHLGDRNEYLPTVHGFDVFYGNLYHLNAEEEPERPYWPKADTPQGKAYAKYFMPRGVMDCKASDHDDPTVDPRFGKVGRQVCTDTGPLSSKRMETIDDETTGRAIDFMKEQAKSDKPFFVWMNTTRMHVFTHVRPEYKDKGGMAGNTYADGMWEHDQDVGKLLKSLDEMGIADNTIVVYTTDNGPNQFTWPDAATTPFRNEKDSNYEGAFRVPAMVRWPGHVKPGQVSNEIFSGMDWFPTLLAAAGDTSIKERLLKGASIGGQPFKNHLDGYNQLPYLEGKQAKSERKEFYYFDDDGVLVDMRYGDWKFVYCEQRAPGGFAVWNNPLTCLRVPKIFNLRMDPYERADVVSDQYYDWTTKNVYVLYGAIAETAKFLDTFVAYPPAQTPASFTVDGIRAGVDAEIARNNARAKAMTKKSD, from the coding sequence ATGGAAAAAAAGACCCTGTTTCTTAGACACATGCTCAAACGCAAGGTCGTCACGGCGCTGTCCGCGGCGGTATCCGGATGGCTCGCGTTGAGCCCCGTCGCCCACGCAGCCGACACCACCCGGCCGCCGAATATTCTTGTCATCTTCGGCGACGACATCGGTCAGACCAACATCAGCGCGTATGGCCAGGGTGTCGTCGGCTACCAGACACCCAATATCGACCGCCTCGCCCACGAAGGGATGATGTTCACCGACTATTACGCGGAGAACAGTTCGACAGCGGGCCGCTCTTCGTTCATCACGGGGCAATCGCCGTTGCGCACGGGCTTGAGCAAGGTGGGAGTTCCCGGCGTGCCGCAAGGGCTGCAGGCATCGGATGTCACGATCGCCCAGGCGTTGAAGCCGCTCGGCTACGCGACGGGCCAGTTCGGCAAGAATCACCTGGGTGACCGCAACGAGTATCTGCCGACTGTCCACGGCTTCGATGTGTTCTACGGCAACCTCTATCACCTCAATGCGGAAGAAGAGCCGGAACGTCCGTACTGGCCGAAAGCCGACACACCGCAGGGCAAGGCCTATGCGAAGTATTTCATGCCGCGCGGCGTGATGGACTGCAAGGCCTCGGACCATGACGACCCCACCGTCGATCCGCGCTTCGGCAAGGTCGGCAGACAGGTCTGCACGGACACGGGCCCGCTCTCGTCCAAGCGCATGGAAACCATCGACGACGAGACGACAGGCCGCGCCATCGACTTCATGAAGGAACAGGCCAAGTCGGACAAACCGTTCTTCGTCTGGATGAACACCACCCGCATGCACGTGTTCACCCACGTGCGCCCGGAGTACAAGGACAAAGGCGGCATGGCCGGCAACACGTACGCCGACGGCATGTGGGAGCACGACCAGGACGTCGGCAAGCTGCTCAAGTCGCTCGACGAAATGGGGATCGCCGACAACACGATCGTCGTCTACACGACGGATAACGGTCCGAACCAGTTCACATGGCCGGACGCCGCAACAACGCCGTTCCGCAACGAGAAAGACTCCAACTACGAAGGCGCGTTCCGCGTGCCTGCCATGGTGCGCTGGCCCGGCCACGTCAAGCCGGGACAGGTCTCCAATGAAATCTTCTCGGGCATGGACTGGTTCCCCACGCTGCTCGCGGCTGCCGGCGACACCAGCATCAAGGAGCGGCTGCTGAAGGGCGCGAGCATCGGCGGACAACCCTTCAAAAACCATCTGGACGGCTACAACCAGTTGCCGTACCTGGAAGGCAAGCAGGCGAAAAGCGAGCGCAAGGAGTTCTACTACTTCGATGACGACGGCGTTCTGGTCGACATGCGTTACGGCGACTGGAAGTTCGTCTATTGCGAACAGCGCGCTCCTGGCGGCTTCGCAGTGTGGAACAACCCGCTGACCTGTCTGCGCGTGCCGAAGATCTTCAACCTGCGCATGGATCCGTACGAACGCGCCGACGTCGTCTCCGACCAGTACTACGACTGGACGACCAAGAACGTCTATGTGCTCTACGGCGCGATTGCGGAGACGGCGAAGTTCCTCGACACCTTCGTCGCGTATCCGCCCGCGCAGACGCCTGCCAGCTTCACGGTCGATGGCATACGTGCCGGCGTCGATGCCGAGATCGCGCGCAACAACGCGCGCGCGAAAGCGATGACCAAAAAGTCCGACTGA
- a CDS encoding YtcA family lipoprotein, translated as MPVIRPILLIMLSMAASGCTMPRSISVLGSYFPDWLFCAIAGLGLALIVRGLLIRLGQERTFGPPVIVQPTLMLLFSLLVWLVFF; from the coding sequence ATGCCTGTGATTAGACCGATCCTGTTGATCATGCTCAGCATGGCCGCCTCCGGCTGCACGATGCCGCGATCCATTTCCGTGCTCGGCTCGTACTTTCCGGACTGGCTCTTTTGTGCCATCGCCGGGCTCGGGCTCGCGCTGATCGTGCGCGGCCTGCTGATCCGGCTCGGACAGGAGCGCACATTCGGGCCGCCCGTCATCGTGCAACCCACGTTGATGCTGCTCTTTTCGCTGCTGGTCTGGCTGGTCTTCTTTTAA
- the mdtN gene encoding multidrug transporter subunit MdtN, giving the protein MAVRPNTLKSRKWPALTLAVITLALLAYVIWRVDTSPGTDDAYAQADTIDVVPDVSGRIVEMAVKDNQRVNKGDLLFRVDPRPFDDELARAKASLVALDKQIALTRRVVTAQQYGAGSVHALVERARVTAAQTAETLRRTQPLLAPGYVSAEDVDRVRTAQRAAEADLVAARLQAQQATSAVTGVDALVAQRDVVLADIALMQFRLDMTTVRAPFDGRVVSLKTSVGQFASALKPIFTLIDTRHWYVVANFRETELKNIRPGTPATVYLMSDTGKRFKGKVDSIGYGVLPDDGGLVLGGLPRVQRSINWVRVAQRFPVKILVDQPDAELFRIGASAVAQLNPQLNPQAANKPRS; this is encoded by the coding sequence ATGGCCGTTCGCCCCAACACATTGAAAAGCAGAAAGTGGCCCGCGCTGACGCTTGCCGTCATCACGCTGGCTCTGCTCGCCTACGTCATCTGGCGCGTGGATACTTCACCCGGCACAGACGACGCCTATGCCCAGGCCGACACCATCGATGTGGTGCCCGACGTCAGCGGACGCATCGTCGAGATGGCCGTCAAAGATAATCAGCGCGTCAACAAGGGCGATCTGCTGTTCCGTGTCGATCCGCGCCCGTTCGACGATGAACTCGCGCGAGCCAAAGCGTCGCTCGTCGCGCTCGACAAGCAGATCGCGCTCACGCGGCGCGTGGTCACGGCACAGCAGTACGGCGCCGGTTCCGTGCATGCTCTCGTCGAACGCGCCCGCGTCACAGCGGCGCAAACGGCGGAAACGCTGCGGCGCACGCAGCCTCTGCTGGCGCCGGGCTACGTGTCCGCGGAGGACGTCGATCGGGTCCGCACCGCGCAACGCGCGGCCGAGGCCGACCTGGTCGCCGCGCGGCTCCAGGCCCAGCAGGCCACCTCGGCCGTCACGGGTGTCGATGCGCTAGTCGCGCAACGCGACGTGGTTCTCGCCGACATTGCGCTGATGCAGTTCCGCCTCGACATGACGACGGTGCGCGCTCCCTTCGACGGTCGCGTGGTGTCGCTGAAAACTTCCGTCGGCCAGTTCGCTTCGGCGCTCAAACCGATCTTTACGCTGATCGATACACGGCACTGGTACGTCGTCGCCAACTTCCGCGAGACCGAACTGAAGAACATTCGCCCCGGCACGCCCGCTACCGTTTACCTGATGAGCGATACGGGCAAGCGCTTCAAGGGCAAGGTCGATTCGATCGGCTACGGCGTGCTGCCCGACGACGGCGGCCTCGTGCTCGGCGGACTGCCGCGCGTACAGCGCAGCATCAACTGGGTGCGGGTCGCGCAGCGGTTTCCCGTGAAGATCCTGGTCGATCAACCCGATGCCGAACTGTTCAGGATCGGCGCGTCGGCCGTCGCGCAGTTGAACCCCCAGCTGAACCCGCAGGCCGCCAATAAACCCCGTTCCTGA